One stretch of Schistocerca nitens isolate TAMUIC-IGC-003100 chromosome 11, iqSchNite1.1, whole genome shotgun sequence DNA includes these proteins:
- the LOC126212617 gene encoding uncharacterized protein LOC126212617, translating into MEQYNCNLCTANYSNNRNLYRHIRCKNQVDVDEKFTCVLCGYSSPRADSLKCHENAVHKTECKNIVLCALCDFGSSNRNGMLQHYSLLHDLVIREENHEFCDQSKFYEWKRELEKDTVSEFVHVRGQCNKSADGSSKLYFKCHRDGNYRPRGSNKRHLKLMGSNKIGGHCPSTMDVTHYPSGQVKVIFCSTHVGRLRLSRFEREEIAKKIAMEIPFDHILGSLRYPIQDSGFQHHNLLSRKDIHNVAQSYNLMSDAIRHKNDCTSVESWVREM; encoded by the coding sequence ATGGAGCAATACAACTGCAATTTGTGCACTGCAAATTATAGCAACAATAGAAACTTATATCGCCACATTCGCTGCAAGAACCAGGTTGATGTTGATGAAAAATTTACGTGTGTTTTGTGTGGATATTCCTCTCCCAGAGCAGATTCTCTAAAGTGTCATGAGAATGCTGTACAtaaaacagaatgcaaaaatataGTACTGTGTGCTTTATGTGACTTTGGCAGCTCAAATAGAAATGGAATGCTTCAACATTATTCATTGCTCCATGATCTAGTTATCCGCGaagaaaatcatgaattttgtGATCAAAGTAAATTTTATGAATGGAAACGTGAATTAGAAAAAGATACTGTGAGTGAATTTGTACATgtaagaggacaatgtaataaaagtgCGGATGGAAGCAGTAAGCTATATTTTAAGTGCCACCGTGATGGAAATTACAGACCCCGTGGAAGCAATAAGCGTCACTTAAAACTAATGGGCAGTAATAAAATTGGTGGTCACTGCCCATCTACAATGGATGTGACACATTATCCATCAGGCCAAGTGAAAGTTATCTTTTGTAGCACACATGTGGGCCGGTTAAGGCTTTCGAGATTTGAAAGAGAGGAAATAGCAAAGAAAATTGCTATGGAAATTCCATTTGATCACATTCTCGGCTCCCTTAGATATCCGATTCAAGATAGTGGTTTTCAGCATCATAACTTGCTGTCAAGAAAAGATATCCACAATGTAGCACAAAGTTACAACCTGATGTCTGATGCTATAAGACATAAAAACGATTGTACTAGTGTGGAATCGTGGGTGAGGGAGATGTAG